One stretch of Macaca nemestrina isolate mMacNem1 chromosome 17, mMacNem.hap1, whole genome shotgun sequence DNA includes these proteins:
- the LOC105476890 gene encoding dual specificity protein phosphatase 14 codes for MSSRGHSTLPRTLMAPRMISEGDLGGIAQITSSLFLGRGSVASNRHLLQARGITCIVNATIEIPNFNWPQFEYVKVPLADMPHAPIGLYFDTVADKIHSVSRKHGATLVHCAAGVSRSATLCIAYLMKFHNVCLLEAYNWVKARRPVIRPNVGFWRQLIDYERQLFGKSTVKMVQTPYGIVPDVYEKESRHLMPYWGI; via the coding sequence ATGAGCTCCAGAGGTCACAGCACACTACCAAGGACTCTCATGGCCCCTCGGATGATTTCCGAGGGAGACTTAGGAGGCATTGCTCAAATCACCTCCTCTCTATTCCTGGGCAGAGGCAGTGTGGCCTCCAATCGGCACCTCCTCCAGGCTCGTGGCATCACCTGCATTGTTAATGCTACCATTGAGATCCCTAATTTCAACTGGCCCCAATTTGAGTATGTTAAAGTGCCTCTGGCTGACATGCCGCACGCCCCCATTGGACTGTACTTTGACACCGTGGCTGACAAGATCCACAGTGTGAGCAGGAAGCACGGGGCCACCCTGGTGCACTGTGCTGCCGGGGTGAGCCGCTCAGCCACGCTCTGTATCGCCTACCTGATGAAATTCCACAACGTGTGCCTGCTGGAGGCGTACAACTGGGTGAAAGCCCGGCGACCTGTCATCAGGCCCAACGTAGGCTTCTGGAGGCAGCTGATAGACTACGAGCGCCAGCTCTTTGGGAAGTCGACAGTTAAAATGGTACAGACACCTTACGGCATAGTTCCCGACGTCTATGAGAAGGAGTCCCGACACCTGATGCCTTACTGGGGGATTTAG